The Brachyhypopomus gauderio isolate BG-103 chromosome 19, BGAUD_0.2, whole genome shotgun sequence DNA segment CTGTCTACTGGATCATCTACCTACATGAAGAAATCACCACAAAACTACAGGCAAATCCACTGCTGGCAGTAATTTGATAAAAATTGTTAACAGAGTAGACGGTGTATATTGGATGTAATTCAGAAAGTATATTTCAACAGAGATATCCAAATGATGTTAAACTGCAAAATATTAAACCCAGAACCAGGATGCACTGGAATGGATCTTTAACATGACCAATATATCAGCAGTCAAAAATGTCTGTGCTTTTGGTCTAATCCATTGATATGTCTTGAAAACATAAATACTACAATTACTTATTACCCAGAGATCGTAAAGAAGAACTAACTTTAGTATGCTAGAGGTTGACATTACAGATTTTATCTGCCATTTAATTGGTTGACATCATATCGATGGCATTGCCAATGGCAAATTTCGAGGCATTCCAGATTCTTGTTGTATTGCTATGATAGTGAGGATCTTGCACATATCATTAAGTAAATGCTGTAGGCAAGTATCCTACTTTCATTCATGATAATATTTCATAGCAGTTCCTAACAATTTATACAGCCAAGGATCTCTACAGACCAAGTAGTGTAAGGCTTTTATGTCCAGGGAGTAGTAGATTCTCAGACTGAAAGACTTTTGTTCAGGTTAAAAATGTACAATAAATCTTTAAAATgtagataaataaaaacataatgcAAAAATGCATCCTATTTGCAAGAAATAACATTTTAACGAATGAACTTTacagagaaaacaaaaatatcttgggtaaacaaatgtgtttttgtgtgtgtagatgctGTCTAGACCATCTGAGATGCTACAAGGCACTAGAAGAGAAAAACTGCAGACAGACTCTATCAACAAACACAAACTACACCTGCTCCTACCTTACCAACAACACCtgtggtatacacacacacacacacacacacacacacacacacacacacacatgtacctgtTTTACCATCAACAGCTGTGgtatatacacaaacataaacacacaccaaccacagctGTGTTTCCAACCATAGGCAGCTTGTGTAACTACACCCACACTTTGTCTGTTTTACTTTGAGCTCCATGAATTCATAAGATTTGGGAAAACCATGATTCTCTCTGAGCCTTAAGAATCATTTCACAGTTGTTTGAGAACCAAATATTCAACCTAATCTACTGCCACTAAGTGATTTATTTGTCAACTCCTATAGATTCACTCATTTTGTGTGAACAAGGATTCTGCCTGTGTGACCAAGAAGCCGTAGCCTGCATTGCATACAACTCCTATGCTCCAATCAGGAGGCAGCCCGAGCAACCTGGTCCAGGACAATCACGTAATGCAGCAACCAATCAGAGTCTTGCATTTCCCAAGTGGGATCTCGTGTACCGCATGCCTTTGTTTTCCCTTCGCCAATGAACTAATGCAAGTCTCATCAGACCTATCATGGCCTGTCTGGTGTGTGACAACCAGGAAAAGGCAAAAGAGAGACATGCGGGAGCTTTGCAAAATTATGACTCACGTCTCTCACATTTTCAAGCCTATGTCTTCATTTGCAtgtatctttctctctccctgacAGGTTTTCCTTATAATGATACCATGACCAGTGACACATTCAACAGGACAGGTAAAACAGAATggcaccccccaaccccccccccccccccccccccacacacacacacacacacacacacacacacacacacacacacacacaccagaaggGTCACAGAGAGTCACATCCGGCTGTCAACCCCTGGCAATTAAAACAGTGACCTATATCTATTAGTGAGAGAAATAGGAGAAGAGAGTGTCAAAGAGGAATGAATCTCCAGACGGGTTGGGGTACAGGTCTTAAACAAGCAAACAAGtaattaaataaacaaatagtTATTTTCAGAACAGGTCATGACATTAGTATATGTCTCTGAGTCTCTGAGAACTAGTGACATAAGACCTAGGGCAGTTTAGAATTTCAAGATAGATGTATGTCTTCACATCAAGTTCTGTTAATCAGAAAGAACACTGTTAGACACCTATATGTCTATTTCTTTTCAGACTGGATGAACGAATCTCCTCATATGTCTGAAGCAACTATATTACTTGATGGTAACTAGAAAATGTCTAAATGAATAGTCACAATACAATAAGCCCTTTGTCTCAATAAGCCCATAATCACAATAGCAAACATACACTGCACATAATACATATTTATTCATGGTATTTTAACTAAATACTCTCTCAATACTCTTTAACTCCCTCTGTCATTCTTCTCCTCCCCCCAGACCTGTATCCAGCCCTGAATGGGACCATGGATAATTACACTGTGGAAATTGTGCTGACCAGTGACACTGTAATGAACCGGACTCCCAGTCCAGGGCAGAATGGTATGCCTCCATCAggtaaatgtatatatttttattgttttttcttaCAAAACAAGGCTCCTCTGTACAAAAGCCAATGTTCTCTCCATTATTTCAGCTATGCTGAATCATCCAGATTAAgtaaatattttgttttttaatatatttaatatgtaTTTGTAAAGATGCCTAGTCCTCCATGAGCAATGAGGAAAGGCGAGCTCATTCTTCATTAATGGGTGGTCTTTTATTTGAAGAACAGGTTTGGTTTGAGCCACACATTATTCTGAATTTTAGGCTTCATTTTTGCCTCATTTGACCATTAAATCTTCTCCCACATACCTCCTGGGAAACTGCAAATGTATAAAGATGTGGTTTGTTGACGTGCAGAATCTTCACTCCAGTTTCAGCTATTCAATTACTGAACTCTAGCTCCTTCGGTGTGATTGTTGGGGTCTGTGTATTCCCTCACAAGTCGTCTTGCTCTGAGTTTGAGGGATGGCCTTGTCTAGGCCCATTTGGTATGATGTAGCTTCTGTGAACTCACAATTGATCCAGCAGTGCTCACTGGGATATCCAAATTCCTGGATTTCTTTAGCTTCCCCCATCCTGtgaatatatatttaatttCCTAACAAGATTATTTTATCTTAATTTTCAGAGCTTTCCTTCAGATTCTCAGTCTGACTTGTTTTGCTTATCCAGAAAAGGTTAACTTTATTAATGATTCACAGGTAGAGGGCAAATGTAAAATAATTGTTATTGAATGAGCAACAGCCTTCATATGTGTTCAGTCTTTATGAGTTCAGCCTTCATAggagctaaataaataaatttgtttGACACAGAATATCTTAAGATCAACTGCATTTAATTATCAATTAATTGAGGGTCAGTCTTTTTGATTATTTTTATGAAGAGTGAATACCTATGCAAGTCATTATGAATATATTTACTATAGCAGctgtcaccatcaccaccactacacatatCTACCTATATACCTACATCCAACACACACAATGAAGCTCATCAGGCTGGAAACACTGACCAGATGTTGAACCCAATGTGGTAGACACAAAGTTCTTCACTGATGTGAATTTGAAGATGGGCAGAGATGCAGTCCTTTGTGTTCTACCCTCTAATTGTTCTTTAATGTTTAATTCTGCAgttaattttacattttatattttaattgaaTTTCATCTTTCCTGTTTATATCAGTTATTTTAACTTAATTTGTCCTGTGTATGACATGCACTGTTTAAATTATATGTCTTGCTTTTCCTAAAATCTATTAGTAGGCTTAAAAGTTGTTTGTGCTTTCTGTTTGATTCTGATTTATTTCTTGTTTCTATAATATTTGATATTCtataatattaaatattgcACTCATACTGcatgtagtcttgtaggtatttcagtcttgctaggtattgctctgtgtctaatcttatattttgttgtcttctttctaggtatcagcactggcaactgtttatggcagtgcttgagctcgagtagtttggactttaacctgtttatactagatagagatgcatattctaaacacttagcacttttgtaagtcgctctggataagagcgtctgctaaatgccgtaaatataaatgtaaatatttgcaGGTACAGTGGAGGAGGATTGGACTAGAAATATAAGGGAAGAGGAAAGACATTTGGGCTCTTCTACCCACAATTCTACAGACATGGGTCTGAAtggtaaatataaaaaaaaatgagcAAAAACACAAGGTGCATAAAGTAATTTAAGCTGTTCCTGCAAGAAAATGGCCAAACCAATGGGTACTGGAGTGGGGACCCTAACAACTAAGAACTGTGGCATTATTCTACACTTGGCGTTAGAATGGTGCCAATATTGTTAAATCTCATGGTTTTCATACATATTTTTATGATCGGCAGGGGAACAATTTGTGCATTTAACACCAGTGACACAATCCCAGAATCTTCATGGAGTGTCAACTTCTTCAGAgagacatacacatacacttcaCCCAGGGACAGACACTCACCCCCTGAAATCCGTTACTGCGGTTACACCTGACCTCACACACGCCTGGACATATTCCTCATCAAGAgaggagaaggaagagagtGAAGGAAccagagagaaggacagaggtGGAAACCAGGAGGTCCCCTCAGGCAGCATACGCCCCCAGACCACAGCACAGCCCTCTGTCCCCACTGCCCCTTACACCTTGGGCAGAAACGACTCGCTGCATGAACCTGGTGACATCTCCACAGCGTTACTTGACCTCACACCTTCATTTACAGAAAGCATGGAAAGAACTGAGATAggtagagagggacagagagaaaatcAAAAGAGTgatgaagagaaagagaaggaaggagtgagagagaatgtaAAGAGAGAGACGCAAGAAGTAGGAATTGGAGAGGGAGACACTGATGAAGACATTAAGGAAGATCAGCACACAGGGCATGCAAGTGAGTGGAAAGAACACAAGGAAGAAGCAAAAACCtcaccagccaatcacagccctTCTGATCTTCTAACCACCACAGGAACAACCAATCAAATGCTGTCTCGCCCAATGACCGTCCCATCGACAGTGAATGAAAACACAGCACCCATGTCCACTCCCATACAACTGTCCTCTGAGAGTGAGGGGGACGAAAGTAAGGACAGGACAAGTGATGATGATGGCCAGATAGAAGGAGAGTCTGAAACAGAGGGACAGGTAAAAGAAACAAGCCCAACTAAAAGCAGTGGACACCAAGCCAGCAtgatacccacacacacacagcgaactACTACTGAAGAGGGGAActggagaaagacagacagcccAGAGGACGGAGACGGTGAAGGACATGATCACCAGGCTAGTGAAGAGATGCAAGATGTTTCCACTCACACAACTGTACCAAGCATCCTCACTCCCACGACCTCCAAACTCTTACCTACAACTCCTGCGGAAAACTCTTCCGAAAGCAAACAGGTCAAAGTTGATGACCTTTCACTGATGATCCTCACACTGGCCCCTAAAGCAACACATCAGCACACTAAACGCCACACGTCTCCCATACTGACCACACAATCTCCACACACTCCTCGGACGGAACAccgtttacacacacaaactacacacagacaacatgcatcaagcagttcacacacacaggacacaataTACACAGAGGCCACACAtacctcaaacacacagacgcCACAAAAATGGACTAATAACCCACATACACGAcctgcacacacccacaaacccaGTGTCACACATTCCTCAAGGCCAGCCAGCATCTCAAGAGCTCTGATCACTCTCAAGGCCCAAAGCAGCTCTCATCCAGCACAGACATACCCACCCAGAACCCCTCACACTGCCAAACCCCACAACATCGCCCTGCCACTAC contains these protein-coding regions:
- the oc90 gene encoding otoconin-90 isoform X2, with the protein product MRLNWLYAVFDHLPSLLKFAVWMNCESGVCPADVQEQRHYCSYRGTQNTTHTPPPSDALDRCCLDHLRCYKALEEKNCRQTLSTNTNYTCSYLTNNTCDSLILCEQGFCLCDQEAVACIAYNSYAPIRRQPEQPGPGQSRFPYNDTMTSDTFNRTDWMNESPHMSEATILLDDLYPALNGTMDNYTVEIVLTSDTVMNRTPSPGQNGMPPSVEEDWTRNIREEERHLGSSTHNSTDMGLNGEQFVHLTPVTQSQNLHGVSTSSERHTHTLHPGTDTHPLKSVTAVTPDLTHAWTYSSSREEKEESEGTREKDRGGNQEVPSGSIRPQTTAQPSVPTAPYTLGRNDSLHEPGDISTALLDLTPSFTESMERTEIGREGQRENQKSDEEKEKEGVRENVKRETQEVGIGEGDTDEDIKEDQHTGHASEWKEHKEEAKTSPANHSPSDLLTTTGTTNQMLSRPMTVPSTVNENTAPMSTPIQLSSESEGDESKDRTSDDDGQIEGESETEGQVKETSPTKSSGHQASMIPTHTQRTTTEEGNWRKTDSPEDGDGEGHDHQASEEMQDVSTHTTVPSILTPTTSKLLPTTPAENSSESKQVKVDDLSLMILTLAPKATHQHTKRHTSPILTTQSPHTPRTEHRLHTQTTHRQHASSSSHTQDTIYTEATHTSNTQTPQKWTNNPHTRPAHTHKPSVTHSSRPASISRALITLKAQSSSHPAQTYPPRTPHTAKPHNIALPLPHSMEDLSEEEEEEEEEEKEKEHKTALSDSFKKTQTDKPAQHQKRGMPVLAWSLLQVAGLQPASHSEECSMSFKQYGLGGVIMWEFPALGEMLQCLTGRCPQEFQHYGCYCGQKGSGTPQDQLDRCCFLHQCCLEQAVLLGCRRGREFNGRVSCHGSKPQCMGVSVCDRLQCVCDRTAAECMAASHFNHSITTQCSGPRPPCLDKPRPAPQPSNEDSSQESSETIRPRPQTPAHPHLQPQTQGKPGQAKPEGVSREEEKEDGGREEEEEGAEDEEEADDENIEI
- the oc90 gene encoding otoconin-90 isoform X1 yields the protein MRLNWLYAVFDHLPSLLKFAVWMNCESGVCPADVQEQRHYCSYRGTQNTTHTPPPSDALDRCCLDHLRCYKALEEKNCRQTLSTNTNYTCSYLTNNTCDSLILCEQGFCLCDQEAVACIAYNSYAPIRRQPEQPGPGQSRFPYNDTMTSDTFNRTDWMNESPHMSEATILLDDLYPALNGTMDNYTVEIVLTSDTVMNRTPSPGQNGMPPSGTVEEDWTRNIREEERHLGSSTHNSTDMGLNGEQFVHLTPVTQSQNLHGVSTSSERHTHTLHPGTDTHPLKSVTAVTPDLTHAWTYSSSREEKEESEGTREKDRGGNQEVPSGSIRPQTTAQPSVPTAPYTLGRNDSLHEPGDISTALLDLTPSFTESMERTEIGREGQRENQKSDEEKEKEGVRENVKRETQEVGIGEGDTDEDIKEDQHTGHASEWKEHKEEAKTSPANHSPSDLLTTTGTTNQMLSRPMTVPSTVNENTAPMSTPIQLSSESEGDESKDRTSDDDGQIEGESETEGQVKETSPTKSSGHQASMIPTHTQRTTTEEGNWRKTDSPEDGDGEGHDHQASEEMQDVSTHTTVPSILTPTTSKLLPTTPAENSSESKQVKVDDLSLMILTLAPKATHQHTKRHTSPILTTQSPHTPRTEHRLHTQTTHRQHASSSSHTQDTIYTEATHTSNTQTPQKWTNNPHTRPAHTHKPSVTHSSRPASISRALITLKAQSSSHPAQTYPPRTPHTAKPHNIALPLPHSMEDLSEEEEEEEEEEKEKEHKTALSDSFKKTQTDKPAQHQKRGMPVLAWSLLQVAGLQPASHSEECSMSFKQYGLGGVIMWEFPALGEMLQCLTGRCPQEFQHYGCYCGQKGSGTPQDQLDRCCFLHQCCLEQAVLLGCRRGREFNGRVSCHGSKPQCMGVSVCDRLQCVCDRTAAECMAASHFNHSITTQCSGPRPPCLDKPRPAPQPSNEDSSQESSETIRPRPQTPAHPHLQPQTQGKPGQAKPEGVSREEEKEDGGREEEEEGAEDEEEADDENIEI